The sequence below is a genomic window from Thiomonas intermedia.
GCCATGTCGTCATAGTCGAGCACGGGCTGGCTGACTTCAAGACGCATCGGCGGGTTGACCTGATTGATGTCGAGCAGGTTGGGGCGCGGGCCGACGAAGGACACCAGCGACATCACCATGTTCTCCCGGATCGAATCGATCGGCGGATTGGTGACCTGGGCGAACAACTGCTTGAAGTAGTTGTAGAGCGGCTTGGCGCGGCTGGACAGCACCGCCAGCGCGGCGTCGTTGCCCATCGAGCCCACGGCCTCGTCACCCTTTTCGGCCATCGGCGCCATCAGGAACTTGAGGTCTTCCTGCGTGTAGCCGAACGCCTGCTGGCGGTCGAGCAAGGCAAGAGGCGAAGGCTCGGCTCGGCCCAGGTGTTCGAGGTCGTCGATGCGGATGCGCAGGTTTTCGATCCACTGACCATAGGGACGCGCGCCGGCGAGCTGGCTCTTGATCTCCTTGTCGTCGATGATGCGGCCGGCCTCCATGTCGATGAGGAACATCTTGCCCGGCTGCAGACGCCACTTCTTGACGATATGGCTTTCAGGAATGGGCAGCACGCCCGACTCGGACGCCATGATGACCAGGTCATCGTCGGTCACGATGTAGCGCGCCGGGCGCAGGCCATTGCGGTCGAGCGTGGCGCCGATCTGGCGGCCGTCGGTGAAGGCGATCGCGGCGGGACCGTCCCACGGCTCCATCATGGCGGCGTGATACTCGTAGAAGGCCCGGCGGCGCGGGTCCATCAGGGTGTGCTGCTCCCACGCCTCGGGAATCATCATCATCATGGCGTGCGACAGCGGGTAGCCCGCCATCAGCAGCAGCTCCAGGCAGTTGTCGAAGCTCGCGGTGTCGCTCTGGCCGGGGTAGATCAGCGGCCACAGCTTCTGCAGATCGGTACCCAGTACCGGCGAACTCACGGCGCCTTCGCGTGCGCGCATCCAGTTGTAGTTGCCCTTGACGGTGTTGATCTCGCCGTTGTGCGCTACCAGCCGGTACGGGTGCGCCAGCGGCCATTCCGGAAAGGTGTTGGTGGAAAACCGCTGGTGCACCAGCGCCAGAGCCGACACCACGCGCGGATCCTTCAGATCCTTGTAGTAGTCGCCCACCTGATCGGCCAGCAGTAGACCCTTGTAAACGAGGGTGCGCGCCGACATGGAGGGCACGAAATACTCTTTGCCATGGCGCAGATTGAGCTTCTGGATCGCGTGGCTCGCGGTCTTGCGGATGACGAAGAGCTTGCGCTCCAGCGCGTCGGTCACCATCACGTCGGGGCCACGGCCGATGAACACCTGGCGGATCACCGGCTCTTTGGCGCGGACGGTGGGCGACATCGGCATGTCGGCATCGACGGCCACATCGCGCCAGCCCAGCAGGACCTGGCCCTCGGCGCGCACGGCACGCTCGATCTCCTGTTCGCACGCCAGGCGCGACGCCTCCTCGCGCGGCAGGAAGATCATGCCCACGCCATACTCGCCTGGCGGCGGCAGTTCCACACCCTGCGCCGCCATTTCCTCGCGGAAAAAGACGTCTGGAATCTGGATCAGAATGCCCGCGCCGTCGCCCATGAGCTTGTCGGCGCCCACCGCGCCGCGATGGTCGAGGTTCTTGAGGATGAGCAGGCCGTTCTGCACGATGTCGTGCGACTTCACCCCTTTGATGTGCGCCACGAAACCCACACCACAGGCGTCGTGTTCGTTTTGCGGGCAATACAGCCCGTCGCGGGACAGTGCAGCGATTTCGGCGCTGGAGGCGGAAGTTTGGGGCGTGGACATGGCAGGCTCCGCATTGAGTCGACAAGAGGTTGCGAATTTACTGCATCGCAGCAGAGGGCGCAAGGAAAAATCTCTTCTCCGTCCCCATTTAATGGACGGGCCACGAAATGGGAATTTTTAATAGGGACAGATTGTTTGATCTACCCTGTGCGCCGACTCAAGCAACATTCATGCGCGGCCGCCCCCGCGGCGCGGCCTGCAAACGACGCCCGGTTTCGATCTCCATCTGGCGGAGAAAGAAATCGTCCCCCACCGCCAGGCCACGGCGCAACGCAGCGTCCAGCTCCCCCATCTGCACGGCGGTCAATCCTTGGTCGAGGCGTTCGCGGTAGCCGGCTTCGCGCGCAAAAGGGGTGTTGCCCAGAGTCCAGTAAGCCTCGGGCGCGGAGAGCGCGGGGCCGCGGACGGGCATGGCCTGGGCCTCGCCGACATGCGCGCCGAGGCTGCTCCAGAGCCAGGGCGAGGCGCCCGACAGCCCGGCGCGGTCAGCGGCCCGGTCGATCCAGACCATGGCCGTCAGTTCCCAATCCCCGGGCTGCACCAGCGCACTCTGAAATCGCCCTGCCCACGCCGGTTCGCGCGAAACCGGCACTGACGCCTCGGCCTGGGGCGCCTGGCGCGCGCGGCTGCTGCGCCGCGCCAGGCCTTGAACGAAGCGGGAGAGGTCTTCCGCCGACTGCGGAGTGAGCAGCAAAAGCACCGCATCGGGCAGCACCGCATAGGCATGCAGACGCACCGACACCTGGGCAAGCCCCTGCACCATCGTCTGCAGAAACCGGGCTCGCTGGTCGGGTGCCGCCAGTGGCGAAGCGCCCTGGGCCGCGTGCAGGCGCACCAGATGGGCGCGCCCCGGGCTGCAAAAACGGGCCTGCCGCGCCATCGGACCGCTCAGAGCTTGTGAATGTTTCGGGCATGCCCGAAAGACGCGTCAAAACGCACCCGATCGAGGCGCAAAGCACAGCCATAGCCCGAGCTATGGCGAGCATTTGCAACATAGAGCGGGGGTGTTTGGGTGTGCAAGGCGGGCATGGCTGAAAGGTTCACAAGCGCTCAGTGGCGCAAGGCCTGACGCAGGGCCGCGACTTCGTCGAGCAGATCGAGCACCAGCGCCGCCGCCGCGGGATTGAGTTCGAGTTCGCGCTGCAGCCGCAGGGCACGGCGCGCACGCGCCAGCGCCTCACCGCTGAATCGCCAGTGCTCCAAGGCATGCACCGGAGGGAGCGGGTCGATCACGCCCTCTTCGACCAGATGCACGATCTGCGTGCGCTCCACCCGGCAGAGTGCACAGACCTGATCCACGGTAATGTCGATCTGCTCTTCCAAAACGACGCCCACCAGGGGCGCGGCAATCGGGTTGTCGCTCATGATGCGGCTCCTTGATCCAGATGGGCGCGTGGATGGAACGCCGGGAAATCGTCTTGCATACGCCGGTAAGCCGAACGCGCCGCGTCGGCATCTGCCGGGGGCAACGCAATTTGCGCGACCACGTACAGATCACCCGGTGTGGCGCCCGGAATGCCGCGCCCTTTCAGGCGCAGGCGACGGCCGCTGCCGGTGGCCGGGGGAATCTTGAGCGCGACACGCCCGTCCGGTGTCGGCACCTGCACTTCCGCGCCCAGCGCCGCCTCCCAGGGGGCCAGCGGCAGATCGACAAACACGTCTCGCCCTTCCACGCGGTAAAGCCCGTGAGGATTGAAGCCAATCTCCAGATAGAGATCGCCCGCACCGCCCTCGCCAAGGCCCGGCGCACCCTGGCCGCTGAGCCGAATGTGCTGCCCGGCACGCACACCCTTGGGAATCTGCACCTGCAACGTGCGCTCCCGCGTCACCACATGGCCTTGAGCATCCACTTCGGGCATGCGCAAGGTAAGCGTGCGGCTGGCGCCACGATAGGCGTCTTCGAGATCAATGAGGATCTGGGCATGATGGTCCTGCCCGCGCAGATGCACGCCCTGCGCTTGCGGCCGCCCGCCGGCCCTTCGCCCCCCTGCCCCGCTGCGCGCGAAGAGGGACTCGAAAAAATCGCTGAAATCGCCTTCGCTGTCAGGCATGGCGCCTCGTTGTTCGAAGCCCGCGCCCCAGTCCGGCGGCGGCTGGAAGTCCTGCCCGGCGCGCCAGTTGCTGCCGAGCTGGTCGTAGGCGGCGCGCTTCTCCGGGTCTTTCAACACCTCGTAGGCCTCGCCCAGTTCCTTGAACTTGGCCTCGGCCCCGGCCTCCTTGCTGACGTCCGGGTGATATTTGCGGGCAAGCTTGCGGTAGGCGCGCTTGATCTCATCTTGCGTTGCGCCGCGCTCCACGCCCATGATGCTGTAGTAATCCTTGTAATCCATCGTGCGATCCTGTGCGGAGGAATGATGCGTCAAATGAGGGCAGAGGCCGAATTTTCAAAATGCGCGTTCGCCCTCATCGAAGCGCCATTCTCTGCCGAGCTGGCGCCTCTGGGCAACGCGCCGCCGCGGTCGCCTAGAATAAGGTCTGTGAATCCGCTGCGGCAGGCGATTTGACCTGCGACCCTCCTGGCGGAACTCAGCGCGGATTGCAGGCGTGCCGCACCCCATGATGATGCTGGCGCCCGATCTGCCTTGCGAGAGCATGCGTTCATGCACTCTCGAAACGGCAGAACCCGGCGCAATCCTCCGCTCTTTGCCGCCCTCACCACCGCACGGATGAATACCAACACACCCCCGAACGACGACACCACGCTGCCCGAGCGCTTCTCTGACCTGGCACTGGACGCGCGCATTCTGCGTGCCGTCAGCGACATGGGCTATGAGAAGCTCACGCCCATCCAGGCCAAGGCCATTCCCCTGCTGCTCGACGGCCGCGACATCATGGGCGCCGCGCAGACGGGCACGGGCAAGACCGCTGCGTTCTCCCTGCCCAT
It includes:
- a CDS encoding chaperone modulator CbpM, with translation MSDNPIAAPLVGVVLEEQIDITVDQVCALCRVERTQIVHLVEEGVIDPLPPVHALEHWRFSGEALARARRALRLQRELELNPAAAALVLDLLDEVAALRQALRH
- a CDS encoding DnaJ C-terminal domain-containing protein; the encoded protein is MDYKDYYSIMGVERGATQDEIKRAYRKLARKYHPDVSKEAGAEAKFKELGEAYEVLKDPEKRAAYDQLGSNWRAGQDFQPPPDWGAGFEQRGAMPDSEGDFSDFFESLFARSGAGGRRAGGRPQAQGVHLRGQDHHAQILIDLEDAYRGASRTLTLRMPEVDAQGHVVTRERTLQVQIPKGVRAGQHIRLSGQGAPGLGEGGAGDLYLEIGFNPHGLYRVEGRDVFVDLPLAPWEAALGAEVQVPTPDGRVALKIPPATGSGRRLRLKGRGIPGATPGDLYVVAQIALPPADADAARSAYRRMQDDFPAFHPRAHLDQGAAS